The window ATCTGTGAGACTACTGATGTTAAAAGTCTCGTTGTGGTGGCTGCAACCTTTTCAGCTGGTAAATCcgcttcctttattttttccccGAATACTAGATTCTTACATCTGCTCCACCCTTCATACCTTGAGTAGGTGAAGCAGAAGAGGAGGACTTTCTTCTCCTCAAGGGACCATTTAACGCAGTGTGATGTATTGAAATGTTACTGTTCCTGATACTGAGAAACAATACTTTTGTAATTATCTACTGTGTaccatgtgtttgtttgtaagcCAGAAGAGTAGAATAAACCTTGAAAGATGGACGCCTAATTTGAGTCTCCCTCCATGCATGCAGCTACATACCACAATACATTACACGTATAATTGTTGGCGACGAGGATTGAGGATGGTTACGAAGATGAATTGATGGGAATCGGTCGTCTTTTATAGCTACAAGAGGTATCTACAGTGAGTAATTCACGATGTCGTCTGGAATAGGTCTGCCGGTGTTCCACGAGGGAGAAGAGGATTTTACAAGTTTCTTGGAGCGGTTGGAGTGCTATTGTGCAGTAAAAGATGTTGAGGAATCCAAGAAAGTTCATACACTTATAGTTGGTATGCAGCCTAGGCAGTATCAAGTTCTCAAGGATTTGGTTGCGCCTGCTACCCCTGTAAGTAAAACTTTTGATGTTTTAACAGCATTGCTAAGAAGTATTATTGTGGTACTACGAATCCAAGGGTTGAACGTACTAAGTTTCGGCAAGTGGAATGGAAGGCACCGAAGGAAGGCCGGAGGGACTTCCTTTTTCATGGGCTTTTCAGTAAACCCAATTTTCCCTTAAAGCCCGTGAGGGCTTACATTGTGAGTTTGGTAATTCATTAAACCAGATGTTAGTTGACCAGTTGATTGCTGGAGTTCATTAAAAGTGtacaggtggtccccgggttacgacgggggttccgttcttgagacgcatcgtaagccgaaaatcgtcgtaagccggaacatcgtcaaaaatcctaagaaaaccttacttttaatgctttgggtgcattgaaaactatgtaaactgcattcttatggcatttttcatcaaaataaccttcaaatattgattattttgcatttttggtgtcatatttcatctgccagatgagcgtggtaggcgtcgtaaccctggaaataatgtctattgacaagcgtcgtaacctcggaatgtcataagccgagaccgtcgtaacccggggaccgcctataGCAAATAAGCTTTTGGAGTGCAAAGAGGGGCTAGATTTAACTTATGATAAAGCTTTACAAATTGCGGAAGCTACTGAAGTTAATGAAACAAACGCCGCTTTTTATGCAAGATCAGCAAACGGCAATCTACAGTAGACAGTCTGTTCAGAAGAAGGATGATGTGAAACCAGTGAATAAAGCATTCAACAATGATAGATGTTATAGGTGTACTAATTCTACCCATTTAGCTAATGTGTGCAAATTTTGCGATAGTGAGTGTAGAAAGTGTCATAGAATGGGACATATTGCTGTTGCATGTCGGCAAGGTAAAGTGCCGAAATCTCAACATCAAGTGGATGCAGGCTTGAATCAAACAGTAAATGTTGCGAATGAAAGTCCTTCGAAGCCAGATGTACCAGAATTACAGAGGCTTAACCTTAGTGTTGAATCCTGCTGGGCATAATTTTAATGGAAATGAGTAtcatattttttgaaataaatgatgtgcTGAAATTAGATGCTAAAACTGATTTGAAATTACATACCAGtagtaaatattttgttaatatgaAACTGAATAATGTTGACATTGATTTTGAATTAGATACAGGTGCTGCTGTAACTTGTGTTGGTGAATACACatttaagaaattttgtatttctCGAGAAGAGTTACAAGCTATTGACATTGCTCTTACAGATTATAATAAACACCCATTGGAAATTCTTGGTGTTGCAATggttaaggtaaaatattgttcacAATGCAAAATGTTACCTATTGTGGTTATTAAAGGCAATCGTGCTTCATTGTTGGGTAGAAATTGGCTGAATGAAATGAAGATGGATTGGCCAAACATTTTTAACCTTAAATCTACTATACATTCCATTGATAATGGGTCGGATGAGAttgcaaatattttgaagaaatatgaGAGTGTATTTGAAACTAGGTTAGGATGTTTAAAGGATTTTGAAGTATCCTTAAAGGTAAAATCTGATGCTGTGCCAGTGTCTAAACATGCTAGAAGTGTTCCATATCATTTAAGAGAGATGGTGGAGAGAGAACTGCAAAGATTGCGAGACATTGGTGTAATTAAATCTGTTGAATTTTCAGAATGGACAAGTCCTACATTTAATATTGTCAAGTCAGATGgtaaaaatgttagaatttgtTTGTGCTGATTTTAAGGAAACATTAAATCCTGTTTGTAGTATCGATACTTACCCATTACCTATTACTAAAGATATTTTTGCTACTTTAGCAAGAGGTAAATCCTTTACTAAACTTGACTTAAGTCATGCATATCATCAATTAAAATTAAGTGTTGAATCCCAGAAGTATATGGTTATTAATACCCATAAGGGATTATTTGCCTTTACAAGGTTACAATATGGATTGAATAGTGCTGTTGGTATTTTCCAAAGAGTAATGGAAAATGTTCTAAAAGATATACCCAATGTTGCTGTATATTTGGATGATATCGTTATTACCAGTCCTACTGAAGATGACCATTTGAAAACACTTGAATTAGTTTTGCATAAACTTTGTTCTAAtggtttaaagttaaagaaggataAATGTTCATTCATGAATAAAGAAGTTCAACATTTAGGTCATAGGTTAGATGCTGAAGGAGTAGATGCTTCTGATGAAAAGGTTAGGGCTACTGATCACTTTTCTGTGCCCAAGAATAAGCCAGAATTGAGTACTTTTAATGGGATAGTTAAGTACTACCATAGATTTTTACCCTGCATTTCTAATGTAATGGCACCATAGTATGCTTTAGAAAGGAGTAAGTCAGATTGGTCTtggggagaaaaagaaaatgattcatTTTTAAAAGCTAAGGAATTACTTAAATACTTTACTTGTACATTACAATCCTGCTAGATCCTTATTCTTGACTTGTGATGCTAGTTCTTTTGGTCTTGGAGCAGTATTGGAGCAAGAGAGTGAAGATGGTTCATTAAAACCAGTGTCATATGCTTCCAGAACATTAACTAGATCAGAAAAGAATTATAGTCAGACTGAAAAAGAAGGTTTAAGTGTAATTTGGGCagttaataaatttcataaatacttGTGTGGCAGGAAGTTTGAAATATGGACTGACCATAAACCCTTACTAGGTTTGTTGGGAGAAGGTAAGGCAGTACCCCATATAGCCTCTGGTAGGATCATTAGATGGTCATTAGTTCTTTCTGGTTATGACTATAAACTGAAGTATAAACCACGGTGTAAAATTCCAAATGCAGATTGTCTGTCCAGATTTCCTATGCAAATTAATGAATTTGAACCTGCGAATGCAGGAGAAGAGGTTTTGTTACTTGAACATGTTGATACTACTAATGTTAATTCCTCTGATATACGCAGATGGACTGATAGAGATCCTGTACTATCTCAGGTAAGGTCATGTATTCTGAATGGTTGGGATAATAATTTTGAGTTAAATGAAGATTATAAACCATATGTTAGTAGAAAAAATGAACTTACAGTATTGCAAGGTTGTATTTTATGGGGAAATAGAATTATTGTACCGCTACAGGGACGATATAAGGTTATTGATGAGCTTCATGACACTCATCCAGGTAgtattgtgaaaatgaaaaacttagCTCGATGTTTTGTATGGTGGCCTCATATTGATAAAGATTGAGAGAGGAaagtaaattaatgtaaaatgtGTCAGCAGTATCATCATTGTGCCATTGATAAACAGCCATTGCATCCTTGGGAGTTCCCTAGTAGACCATGGTCTcgtatacatatagattatgCTGGACCTATAGAAGGGCAAAAGTTTTTCAGTTGTAATCGATGTGTATTCTAAATGGCTAGAAGTTGTTCCCACTCAAGGTTGTACTTCTAAAGTTACAGACTCTAAATTAAgacatatatattgtacacatgGATTACCAGATGTAATAGTGAGTGACAATGCTACAGCTTTTGTTAGTGAAGAATTTCAGAGTTTTGTAACTAAGAATGGAATTCATCATGTTACTAGTGCTCCGTATCATCCTTCTACTAATGGGTTAACTGAAAATGCTGTTAAAACCTTTAAAACTACTTGGAAAAAATGTGAAGGAAGTAAGCATGAAATTTTGCATAGATTTTTGTTTGATTACCGTATCATGCCTCACATCACAACTGGTATTCCTCCTTGTGAACTTATGATGAAAAGAAGATTGAAAACAAGATTTGATTTACTGAGACCTGAATTAAATGATCATGTAAAAATGCAGGGAGCCCAAGCTAGAAATTCCAAAGGTAATAGGGAAAGAGTTGCAGAGAAATTTGAAGAGGGTGATCAGGTATATTTCAAGAATTATTCCAGGGCAGGACCACCTAACAGTCCAGGGATTGTGGAAGAGTGTACTGGTCCCATTTCATGTAAAATTATGAGTAGTGATGGAGAACTTGTACATAAACATTTTGATCAAATGTTTAAACAAGTAAAACCGTCTTGTGAAATTGAAGGTGATGCTAATTTTAAGGTTGCTAATGAAAGTCTTGAACGATCTCATTTCTGACCTAACTCTGAATCCAATTTTCAACTGAATGAAAATAGTGGAGCTAATGTGCAAGATTCTGAAAATGTTAGTGAAGTAACTGACAGAGTTAGTCCTGTGAACACACCTGTAGTGAGACGTTCAAGTCGTATACGTAAACCTGtccaacgccttgatctgtgagttgcctatatttttataagtacttgtattgtattattttatacttttgcTGAAGTGTTTGTAAGATCTTTCCTAAGGCGTGGAGGGGTGTGATGTACTGAAATGTTACTGTTCCTGATACTGAAAAACAATACTTTTGTAATTATCTACTGTGTTACTATTCTGTGTACCACATGTATGTTTGTAAGCCAGAAGAGTAGAATAAATCTTGAAAGATGGACACCTAATTTGAGTCTCCCTCCATGCATGCAGCTACATACTACAATACATTAGACAGTGAATTTTCAAATAAGTtgagagaaaaacttctttgacatatagtgAAAGTACGTATATGGtttttctcctgtatgagttctcatgtgatatTTGAGACCACGTGAAAAGATCCCACCAGGAAGAACGAATTTAATGACAGTCAGGCAAGAGCTCACGAAAACTCATATGCATAGTATGCATCAaccaaaagcaaaactggaatgCTTGCATCCAGGCAGACAGGTAATCCGATCTGCAGCCTACTGGATGGTAGTTACTTCTTAACCACCTTGGTCAAAAGTTTAGCGTCCGCTTTCCAGCTTCCCCACAGGTAACTCCTAATGTATAGTACTGAGGGTTTGAATAATGTGTAGAAACAAAATGAGTTTAATGACAGTCAGGCAATAGTTCATGAAAATACGTCTGCATAACGCAATGGCcgaaaagcaaagtggaatgtttacatccaggtaGGTTGGTCGCCAAAGCCTACTGGACTGTAGTTACTGCCATGCcataagtaattcctaatgtaaaggaccaagttTCGTATTTTGTGTAGGAACATATGGTAAGTTGGGCGGAGATGTTTATACTCGACTGCAGCTGGAAGTAAAGTAAGTTTGTACCGACAGGTGGGCGGGGCTTACATTCCTACCATCAGTAGTTAACtacagtacagtggaacctccGTATTCATATTCCGAAGATTTGCAGACTCACCTATTTGGGGGTTTTCTCTTACGGACCATAGCTACCCATTATGTGTGGGAAATTTGCCTGTTTCAGTATAtttcattgagaaatattcactaattagtactGCATTTTGATAAAAGTTTCATGACAAAATGCAGTATTTGTGATAACACttaaaatattcaggtataagcctttttagagggtttttcttttgtttgaactaacaaaataggcagctcTAAGCAGTTTTAGAGGTTTTAAGTACTTGTGGTTTTTAGTTATTCGCGCAGGGAGGGTGTCTAGTTCACGTCCCTTGTGAataagggggtccactgtaccttGTTTACAAGTTAAAAAGCCATTCCAGCTTGCACTGAAAGTAAAGACCAAAGCTTTgcatttgtgtaggaacaacacACTATGCTGCCAGTCACTTATTATTCTGACTCAGCTGGATTTCCACCTACAACAAACCGTGGGGACGGATGTGTCATAACTTGGAGACTGCCTGCACTCTCATATGACAGATGAAGGTTTGTATCCTTGTGGGAggaaatgatttcattttttcaattCTGATGCCAAGAGAGCTAGTAAACCTAAACAGAAAGTTCCTAACCTCACGAGTTAAAACTTTAAACCATACAAGAACAACAGAACTCATTAACATACAAATGATCTTTTAAATACTTACAGAAGTTCCAAACAAGATCAAGAAATAGACTTCTTTTTGACAATTATGTTCTTCAACTTCAATTTCTGAGGACCCTGACTAAGTTTGCATTTGGTGCGTCACGACTTATCTGCAAGATAAAGAAACTgatcattataaaaatacagGACGTGTATTAGGATTACATTAGTATAAAGGCCTTCATTTTTCCCCAAGTAACAATCAAAATACTACAACATACTACAGACTAAAGCAAATGTATCCTTAAGTCCCCTGTTCAAGCATCTCTCAGGCTGTCAGAAGcaagaagttttcataataaaactattgtaatacttacctgaacacctgaattagccccaactatatccccacacatttaccaacaaagtggttcattttaactgccagcgctaccaacactgcaggtaaaatctagacaaatgagttacctgtgtcactgttggcaacgctgctgcaaataccAGCCATCAGAAAATTGCTTTTGGGTGGTacgtaatgcattgcatctttcctGGAACTTTttggaagttccaattgcacatcaTCTCTGAATTGAGACTGTTCCACATTCCAAGGTGTGCGGAATAAAAGACTTCTGGAACAGAGAAGTTTAACAGAGCGGTACATTTACTGCTTACTAATGCTGTTGtttagcaaatctggttgctcttggcaggaaaaggggatcagagACCAAATGTGAATGAGAAAGACCTCTGTtataatacaacttatgaaaagctGAAGCGAAGAACCAACCCTTACAGGATCATGTTCAGGTAGCACGAGGCAAAGATGCAACCAACCATATGAGATGACTCCATTAACTGTTGACAGACAGCAATCTGTCGGATATGAAGCTGAAGTTTGTAGAGAGAAATGAAGCTGTAAGAGGAGAATATTGCTGACAGGGTATCTGCTACTCAAACAAACTTATATTTAGCAAGAGTAAAAACTTGCAAGACAGGATAACCAGATCCGAGTgagtatataaaatttaggacaatGGCCAAGAAGCATTTTGATCTCCATGACCCCTGGCACCTGTCAGGGCTGGTTCcagaacaggcaggggagctggaagagAGCGGTTAGTAAATTGTTCCCTATTGCTAACTTTCATCTCGTCCTGCAACTTTGACATCAGTGTCGTAAATAAACCAGACATACTCAATGTCAACCTATCCTCTAACTATTTATACAGTACTGACTCCTTGGGTTTAGTTGCTGAAACTACCCTACCTTTACTCTTTGAAGCAAGAGCTTTCCTATGTTTAATATATGCCCACATCTGATCCGTAGACCAGTCCTTACACTCATCACATCTACAACCTAAATTGCATTGAATTTTCCTACATGAAATACACAAGGAATGTCAATCGTATTTGAGTGCACTCATCCTCTGTTTGCAGGTGGTACAGGAACGATGAGTTGCTGCCTCTTCGAGGAGACTTAGTTGGGGGAGGATCCTTTGCAGTTGAGTCCATCATCATCAAACAAGCAGAGAAAAGCCAAGGCGAAATCCAAAACAAGCAAAGGACGTCAACAATCTTATCCAACGTAGTAGGGAGTCAGGCTGTGACCCAAAGTTCGCACGCTGCAAGTAACGTCTTGACAGGTGGGCGAACCAAAAGTGATTGACGGGAGCAGTCACTGTCGGCCAGCGGCTGGCAGCAACGCTGCCAACCACGGACAGGTGACTCGGTAACaatgtttacctgcagcgttggcagCGCTGGCAGTTAAAATTTCACCAAAGTGTTGGTAATTTTTGTGGGGTGTTGTTTAGGCTGGTCAgatgaccagggctaattcaggtgttcaggtggtgcACTGCAATGtgagtgtttacatccagtcaggcgagcctacccgcctaccagactGCAGTTACTGGCTAATGTagaggactgagggtttgtatatcgtgtaagaagaaatgacatttttataataatataaagtttcacttatacttacccggtggttacatatagctgtcgtctcctgacgtcacggcagaatttgaaattcgcggtagcactaatggtttgacaggtgatccctctactgggttaccgggaaccattccaacaataaatcagaagtttcatgcctatctgtccatatgaggggaggagggcgggctttgttatgtaaccaccgggtaagtataagtgaaactttatattatcataaaaatgtcattttcacttatataacttacccggtggttacatatagctgattgacacatttaggtggtgggacaatggcagctaaaataacaactgttggaattatccgaagatataggttccttacctttaaagactgctgactcagtggttactgcctctgtagtctgctggcctttattgtaccgacaggatatatggatctgtgtgccggacacaataataagtacttgccgttgaggatATGACCATAACgaacaagactataatgcccttgctcagggcgcagtacaaagcaccaaaaaacacaatgaaaaatgaGGGATCACCACACCCGGTTAAGAAATACaccaagacattaaaagactgaaagatactaaAAAAACTcgctgtatcttcagacaaccttaaaactaaaaaaccataatcaaggagaaaagttagtgaggatgggatacatccttctctccctcacccaataccgtgtcagtcacaatgaatggccccaatgtactgcaattttcatatgtggtttgcaaatctgtcagataatgagatgcgaagacagaattgcttctccaatatgtagatttaataatgtcttttaaagacagattacgtctaaacgccatagacgtagacactgctctaatttcatgagctttgactctaaacactttgatatctgagtcctgacattgtccgtgtgcttcagaaatcaaattccataaaaagaaggagagcgcatttttagaaagaggacgagaaggatctttcactgaacaccacaggttatcactcttacctcttatacctttggtcctttgcacataatgtctaagtgctctcactggacagagaagacattcaggctcattaggccccactaactccgaaatgttctttatagagaaagaacgaggccaaggatgggagggattttcattct is drawn from Macrobrachium nipponense isolate FS-2020 chromosome 47, ASM1510439v2, whole genome shotgun sequence and contains these coding sequences:
- the LOC135204581 gene encoding uncharacterized protein K02A2.6-like, with product MSIIFFEINDVLKLDAKTDLKLHTSSKYFVNMKLNNVDIDFELDTGAAVTCVGEYTFKKFCISREELQAIDIALTDYNKHPLEILGVAMVKVKYCSQCKMLPIVVIKGNRASLLGRNWLNEMKMDWPNIFNLKSTIHSIDNGSDEIANILKKYESVFETRLGCLKDFEVSLKNGQVLHLILSSQMVKMLEFVCADFKETLNPVCSIDTYPLPITKDIFATLARGKSFTKLDLSHAYHQLKLSVESQKYMVINTHKGLFAFTRLQYGLNSAVGIFQRVMENVLKDIPNVAVYLDDIVITSPTEDDHLKTLELVLHKLCSNGLKLKKDKCSFMNKEVQHLGHRLDAEGVDASDEKVRATDHFSVPKNKPELSTFNGIVKSLFLTCDASSFGLGAVLEQESEDGSLKPVSYASRTLTRSEKNYSQTEKEGLSVIWAVNKFHKYLCGRKFEIWTDHKPLLGLLGEGKAVPHIASGRIIRWSLVLSGYDYKLKYKPRCKIPNADCLSRFPMQINEFEPANAGEEVLLLEHVDTTNVNSSDIRRWTDRDPVLSQVRSCILNGWDNNFELNEDYKPYVSRKNELTVLQGCILWGNRIIVPLQGRYKVIDELHDTHPGSIVKMKNLARCFVWWPHIDKD